From Methanobrevibacter ruminantium:
TCATTGTCTTTTGGCTTAAACTGAATAGGTAAGGCAACTTGCTGATATCATCCTGCATTAGAGCCACATCAGCGGTTTCAATAGCTACATCTGAACCTGCTGCACCCATTGCAATTCCGATGTTTGCACGTGCCAATGCTGGCGCATCGTTGATACCGTCACCAACCATAGCAACATCACCGAACTTGTTACGGATAGTGTCAACAATATTCAATTTATCCTCCGGTAAAAGGTCTGAATAGACATAGTCGAGACCTATTTCATTTGCAACCTTATTTGCAGCCATCTTATTGTCACCGGTAAGCATAATTGTCTTTACGCCTTGGTCCTTAAGGTCTTTTATTACTTCTGCAGCATTATCTCTGATCTTGTCAACTACAGTTAAACCTGCAATTACTCCATTTTCATCACCAATGAATACCAAAGTTTTTCCTTCAGAAGTATAACTATTGATTTCCTCTCTTGAAACATTGAACTCACTTCCTTCAATCAATGACTCATTTGCGGCATAGTAACGTTTTCCATCAACGGTACCGACAATTCCCTTACCTGGAATGTTCTTGAAATCTTCAATCTCATCAAAACTTATTTCATTAATTCCTGCATAATCAACGATTGCCTGAGCGATTGGGTGAGAAGAACTGTGTTCCAATGAAGCAGCTATTCTTACAATCTCTTCTTCACTGTAAGCATCATTTATAACATTTATATCACTTAATGCAAGCTTTCCTTCAGTTAAGGTTCCTGTCTTATCAAAGATAACCGCTTTAACATTACGCATTTCCTCTACATATGTACTTCCCTTGATAAGAACTCCCTTTCTGGTAGATGAAGTGATTGCTGATACCATTCCTATTGGAGTGGAGATTAAAAATGCACAAGGACATGAAATTACCATAATTGAAAGTGCCTTATAAACCCAATCTACCAAGTTCTGACCAAAGAAGAGTGGAGGTATAAATGCTACACAGGCAGAAATGACTATCATTAAAGGAGTGTAATATTTGGAAATACGTTCCACCAATGTTTCTGTAGTGGATCTGTTCAATTGTGACCTTTTAACAAGAGTTACAATTTTTGAAATTACTGAGTCCTTAGCTTCTTTGCTAACCACCATTTCAAGATATCCGTCTTCATTTACAGTACCTGAAAAGACCGCATCACCGACGGTTTTTGTTACAGGAAGACTTTCACCAGTGATTGAAGCTTGGTTTATGGAAGATGTACCATATACAATATTTCCATCCAAAGGAACTTTATTTCCCGGTCTGATGATGACAATTTCACCTATTTTTACTTTGTCAACATTACGAACTTCCTCTCCATCGTCAACTTTGACTCTTGCAGTTTCTGGAGCCAATTCAACCAATGACTTGATTGAACGTTTTGCACGAAGTTCAGCATAATCCTCGAGGAATTCCGCTATATAGTATAATAATGCAACTGCTGCCCCTTCTTCACCGTGTCCGATAATGAATGAAGCTATACATGCAATCACCACAAGAAGTGCCGGTCCAATGGTATGACGTTTTACAAGTGAGTTATAAGCCATTACAGCTATTTCATAACCTGCTATAATAGCAGCAATCATGTAAATTATTGTAACAATGGTCATGTCAAAAGATAAGTATTCAAGTATATGTCCTGCTATAAATAGGATTCCGCTTGAAACCATGATTTGAATAGGCCTATTTGAGAGGAGAGGTTTTCCTTCTGCAATAAGGTCTTCATCCCCATGGCTGTGGTCATGTCCATGTCCGTGGTCATGGTCATCATCTGCACAATCAGAGCACGCACAAAGTGAGAAATCGTCATCATCATGGTCATGATGGTGATGATCATGGTCACGGTCGTGTCCATGGTCATGATGGTCATGGTCATGACAACCGCAATCAGGGTCTTCACAAGAATCTCCCACTACTTTAGGACTATGGTCGTGTTCATGATGATGCTCATGGCTATGTTCATGCTCATGCTCATGTTCGTGATCGTGTTCATGATGATGCTCATGGCTATGTTCATGCTCATGCTCTTCTTCATCATGACAATCATCGTCATCACAGCCACATCCACAGGACTCTTCATGATGCTCTTCCTCATGGTCATGATGGTCATGATC
This genomic window contains:
- a CDS encoding heavy metal translocating P-type ATPase; amino-acid sequence: MVKNKCYDPDCNEEECFNPEHYNHICFDPDCEDEKCMNEKHYNKQLLKDYQKSTDLSVFDHGEKIDYDEDVDISLCGCPDCADDDHDHHHGHNHEHHHYGHDHHEHDHDHDHHDHEEEHHEESCGCGCDDDDCHDEEEHEHEHSHEHHHEHDHEHEHEHEHSHEHHHEHDHSPKVVGDSCEDPDCGCHDHDHHDHGHDRDHDHHHHDHDDDDFSLCACSDCADDDHDHGHGHDHSHGDEDLIAEGKPLLSNRPIQIMVSSGILFIAGHILEYLSFDMTIVTIIYMIAAIIAGYEIAVMAYNSLVKRHTIGPALLVVIACIASFIIGHGEEGAAVALLYYIAEFLEDYAELRAKRSIKSLVELAPETARVKVDDGEEVRNVDKVKIGEIVIIRPGNKVPLDGNIVYGTSSINQASITGESLPVTKTVGDAVFSGTVNEDGYLEMVVSKEAKDSVISKIVTLVKRSQLNRSTTETLVERISKYYTPLMIVISACVAFIPPLFFGQNLVDWVYKALSIMVISCPCAFLISTPIGMVSAITSSTRKGVLIKGSTYVEEMRNVKAVIFDKTGTLTEGKLALSDINVINDAYSEEEIVRIAASLEHSSSHPIAQAIVDYAGINEISFDEIEDFKNIPGKGIVGTVDGKRYYAANESLIEGSEFNVSREEINSYTSEGKTLVFIGDENGVIAGLTVVDKIRDNAAEVIKDLKDQGVKTIMLTGDNKMAANKVANEIGLDYVYSDLLPEDKLNIVDTIRNKFGDVAMVGDGINDAPALARANIGIAMGAAGSDVAIETADVALMQDDISKLPYLFSLSQKTMNIIKQNISLSIFVKALFVILAILGLITLMMSVGIGDMGLTLVVILNSFRIARVKDPLF